The Pectobacterium wasabiae CFBP 3304 DNA segment TGTTGGCTTCTTTTTATTTAACACCATGTAGGCATATTTGATATCACCGTAGTGGCTTAATGCCATATCGAATTGACTTTTTATTATCCTGCTTATAGTTTCATTGTCGTAGAATAATTGCGACATCTCATGACCTCTGCCTGAAAATTCAACATCCTGTAATAGAAAAAGTATATACCCATCCCTATACGTATATCCATAGTAACCTATATAGACAGCCGTAACTATACTTTAGTATAGCTTTTCTTTGAGGTGAAAAAACATAAAATCTTACGACATTGTTAAGGGCGTAAAGCAAAAGAAATAAACATCGCTCAGGATAAGCGTGATGATTGGCTGACATCAGGGAATGCTAATTAAGCGAGATTTATCAGTAATATAATAAAAAATAATTTTTCTTTTCTATGGCCTGTATTGTTTTACAGGCCGATCAAATTCCAATGGCATGAGTTATATCAATGTGGTGTTTTCACGAGCCGCATCCACCTTGAATATTATGTCCTCCTTCGCTGCGCATCACACCTCATCGATATTGTTGTATTCCCACAGTCGATTGAAGTGTACATCGTCCAGATTGCGGGCTGAATCCGCGTTACCAGCAAAGGGTCGCGCGGTAGTTGCCGCGGCTCCCCAAGGTTGTTCTCTGTCATAGCTGGCGTCAATCGTGCTGTCGCGAATGACTAGTTGGCCGTTTGCCGTCTGGCCGGGCTGGTATCCTGTCTGCCTTGCCCCCTGATCCCAGGCGCGGCCTAGTTTGGCCTTTCTTTCTCCATTGAAGCCTTCGTCTCCCGTAAAGCGGCAACTTACCGCCAGAAAACCGTATTGCGTCCACGGTATGCTGTCAGGTGCGAAGACATGAATATCTTTCGCCTCACGGCTTGAGACCGTGTGAAAGTGGACGCGATCGAAGACTGCGGTCGCCCGTCCAAAAACATAATCGACATCACCTTCAATGTAGCTGTCTTTAATGTAGGCGCGGCTGTAGCGGTCTGTGACGTACTCGTTGCGGAGGTTACTGGTATTGACGAAAAACGTATCCTGACGCCCGATCAGACGAACCCTTTCAAGCTGCATTTTGTCACCGTCGGTGCGTAGTGCCACGGCCTGATGTGCTCGGCCATCGACTGAATCCAGCAATGAATTGACCACCGTCAGGTTTTTTATCTGGAAATTGTCGCTCTGCGACCAGACCACGGCGGCACAGATAGTATCAATCGTCGCGTTCTGCTTTGACGCACAGAGATCGTACATGTACCAGGCTGGATCGCCGGGCTGATACTCGCCGTGCGGGTTCACCGTTTCTCGGTAGGTTGCTGGTGAGAACATCGAATCCAGCGTGAGTTGAATCACCACATCATCCGGCTGTTTTCCTGCCCCAAATAGCGTGAGCGGTGGTGCATCGGCGGGGAGGTAGACCGTGCCGGTATAGGTGCCTGGCAGCAATTTAATATCAATACGCGCTCGATCCTGCTGCGTTCGCAGCGCGGCGTTGACCGCTTGTTGCACCGTACCGTGCGTTGCGCCGTCTACCCCGACCTGTGGTCCGACAATCCAGGGCGTCGTCGGATCTATCTCAATCGGCGTAGGTTGCCAAACGTCAGTGTCAGAATGACCATTGTGCCTACGCAACGTAAAATAGTGCGATAGCGTGAAGCGATCCGCTTCTTGCTCAGAGAGAATGGGGCGGTAAGCGGTGCCGGGGTACGTCGTTTTTGTCATTGCGCTACCTTAATAAAAGA contains these protein-coding regions:
- the pemB gene encoding pectinesterase PemB, producing MTKTTYPGTAYRPILSEQEADRFTLSHYFTLRRHNGHSDTDVWQPTPIEIDPTTPWIVGPQVGVDGATHGTVQQAVNAALRTQQDRARIDIKLLPGTYTGTVYLPADAPPLTLFGAGKQPDDVVIQLTLDSMFSPATYRETVNPHGEYQPGDPAWYMYDLCASKQNATIDTICAAVVWSQSDNFQIKNLTVVNSLLDSVDGRAHQAVALRTDGDKMQLERVRLIGRQDTFFVNTSNLRNEYVTDRYSRAYIKDSYIEGDVDYVFGRATAVFDRVHFHTVSSREAKDIHVFAPDSIPWTQYGFLAVSCRFTGDEGFNGERKAKLGRAWDQGARQTGYQPGQTANGQLVIRDSTIDASYDREQPWGAAATTARPFAGNADSARNLDDVHFNRLWEYNNIDEV